One Clostridia bacterium DNA segment encodes these proteins:
- a CDS encoding xanthine dehydrogenase family protein molybdopterin-binding subunit yields MGENYRFVGRPVPRRDAVEVVTGRVRYLNDLEMPGMLYGLVLPSPHAHAVIKRIDKSRALELEGVKAVVTYEDVPPGWRGGTPRHTRILDQKVRFVGDAVALVAATSEEVAREALGLIEVEYEVLPAVLDVDAALKPDAPQLYSEFPGNVVTPGMPFFGPKSLKELVVGDVEKGFAEADVVVEGSAAYQGFPNPLPAEPPGAIALWEEPNRATLWLSTQFPYQDKIMLYHALNREVEVRTIGLPCGGSFGSKILAWRWYGYAVLLSRATGRPVKMVMSKEEHLATFTLRLGSRIQARVGLKRDGTVTAVAGKWYVDTGYYSMTTQAQVAVGLGEVQIMVRCPNWKLKPTVVCTNRAASGMVRGFGGQELKCSLMPILSRALAELGLDPFEFLKKNYIKPGDGYYWRDGYWYTYRGVDYTAAMEKGAEIFGWKQKWKGWLKPTEVRASKRVGVGVGVHGNADIGEDASEALVRLHPEGKAVIFCSVTEFGTGNWSNYIKMAAEVLQLPPERVTMAPADSLITPYEFGSVGSRGTYAIGSAVIRAAEDAKSRLFELLAPKLGAAPEDLDTENGEVFVRSDPQRRLSWKAMGVDRTIVGFGRFEPDFTLANCLMSFVEVEVDTDTGETRLLRVVNATDVGKVIDPLGIRGQLNGCLGSAGIDSALFEETVVDPGHGWVLNANLADYKWRTFLDLPPLEHVILETPFPTHRFRAVGVGEIATSPGPAAVLMALSNAIGTWLTEYPATPERVLRALGKARSEGAKAG; encoded by the coding sequence GTGGGTGAAAACTACCGGTTTGTCGGCCGGCCGGTACCGCGGCGCGATGCCGTGGAGGTGGTGACCGGCAGGGTGCGGTACCTCAACGACCTGGAAATGCCCGGCATGCTCTATGGCCTGGTCCTGCCGAGCCCCCACGCCCATGCGGTTATCAAGCGCATCGACAAGAGCCGGGCCCTCGAACTGGAAGGAGTCAAAGCGGTCGTTACCTACGAAGACGTTCCTCCCGGCTGGAGAGGCGGCACGCCGCGCCACACCCGCATCCTGGATCAGAAGGTGCGCTTCGTGGGCGACGCGGTGGCCCTGGTGGCCGCCACCAGTGAAGAGGTCGCCCGGGAGGCCCTGGGCCTTATCGAGGTGGAGTACGAGGTCCTCCCGGCAGTGCTGGACGTTGACGCGGCTCTGAAACCGGATGCGCCCCAGCTCTATTCCGAGTTCCCGGGCAACGTGGTTACGCCGGGCATGCCCTTTTTCGGCCCCAAGTCCCTGAAGGAGTTGGTAGTCGGTGACGTAGAGAAGGGTTTCGCCGAGGCGGATGTGGTAGTGGAAGGCAGCGCCGCCTACCAGGGGTTCCCCAATCCCCTGCCCGCCGAACCGCCCGGGGCAATCGCGCTCTGGGAGGAGCCCAACCGGGCCACCCTGTGGCTGTCCACCCAGTTTCCCTATCAGGACAAGATCATGCTCTACCATGCCCTGAACCGGGAGGTTGAGGTCAGGACCATAGGCCTGCCCTGCGGGGGCAGCTTCGGATCGAAGATCCTGGCCTGGCGCTGGTACGGTTACGCCGTCCTGCTCAGCCGGGCTACCGGCCGTCCGGTGAAAATGGTAATGAGCAAGGAGGAGCACCTGGCCACCTTTACCCTGAGACTCGGCTCCCGCATCCAGGCAAGGGTAGGGCTAAAGAGGGACGGAACCGTTACCGCCGTGGCCGGGAAGTGGTACGTGGATACGGGCTACTATTCCATGACCACCCAGGCTCAGGTAGCCGTGGGCCTGGGCGAGGTGCAGATCATGGTGCGCTGCCCCAACTGGAAACTCAAGCCCACCGTAGTGTGCACCAACCGCGCCGCCTCGGGTATGGTGAGGGGTTTCGGGGGCCAGGAGCTCAAGTGCTCTCTGATGCCCATACTTTCCCGGGCCCTGGCCGAACTGGGCCTTGACCCCTTTGAGTTCCTCAAAAAGAACTACATCAAGCCCGGCGACGGCTACTACTGGCGGGACGGCTACTGGTACACCTACCGGGGTGTGGACTACACCGCGGCCATGGAAAAGGGAGCCGAGATCTTCGGCTGGAAACAGAAGTGGAAGGGGTGGCTAAAGCCCACCGAAGTCCGCGCAAGCAAGCGGGTGGGCGTAGGAGTGGGAGTACACGGCAACGCCGACATCGGCGAAGATGCCTCCGAGGCCCTGGTGCGGCTGCACCCGGAGGGCAAGGCGGTAATCTTCTGCAGCGTGACCGAGTTCGGCACCGGCAACTGGAGCAACTACATCAAGATGGCGGCCGAGGTACTGCAGCTGCCTCCGGAGCGGGTAACCATGGCACCGGCGGACTCGCTCATCACCCCCTACGAGTTCGGCTCGGTAGGCTCCCGGGGCACCTACGCCATCGGCAGCGCCGTGATCCGGGCGGCCGAGGACGCCAAGAGCAGGCTCTTTGAACTCCTAGCCCCCAAGCTGGGCGCTGCGCCCGAGGATCTGGACACGGAAAACGGGGAGGTATTCGTCAGGTCCGATCCCCAGAGGCGGCTGTCCTGGAAGGCCATGGGGGTGGACCGGACCATCGTGGGCTTCGGCCGCTTCGAGCCCGATTTCACCCTGGCCAACTGCCTGATGAGCTTCGTGGAGGTGGAGGTGGACACCGATACCGGCGAGACCAGGTTGCTGCGGGTGGTCAACGCCACGGACGTGGGCAAGGTAATCGACCCCCTGGGAATACGCGGCCAGCTTAACGGCTGCCTGGGCTCGGCGGGCATAGACAGCGCCCTCTTCGAGGAAACCGTTGTCGACCCCGGGCACGGTTGGGTGCTCAACGCCAACCTGGCCGACTACAAGTGGCGGACTTTCCTGGACCTGCCGCCCCTGGAGCACGTGATTCTGGAAACCCCCTTTCCCACCCACCGCTTCCGCGCCGTAGGCGTGGGCGAAATCGCCACCTCCCCCGGCCCGGCGGCGGTGCTTATGGCCCTTTCCAACGCCATCGGCACCTGGCTCACGGAATACCCGGCAACTCCCGAGAGAGTGCTAAGAGCACTGGGAAAAGCAAGGTCTGAGGGGGCGAAGGCGGGATGA
- a CDS encoding molybdopterin-binding protein yields MPVRDSIGMALGHDLTRVVAGRFKGPAFRRGHVVRPEDVPELLSMGREYVYVYEPEAGEVHEDDAACRLAQALAGPGLKVTPPQEGRANLVAEGPGLLRVYRPVVEAVNREGDAAVATLHDGQPVQSGEMVAGVKIIPLAVREEWLAQLERRLAPLGPAAEVKPWRQVRIGAIITGNELATGRVADAFAPALKGKLSAFEQELERVLYLPDDAKAIARAIQQMVTEGLQMVLVCGGMSVDPDDTTPAGIRRTGARVVTRGTPIFPGAMFMFAYLDTVPLLGLPACVMHDPATVFDLVLPRLLAGETLSREDILSRAVGGLCRRCPECHFPVCPFGK; encoded by the coding sequence GTGCCGGTCAGAGACAGCATAGGCATGGCCCTGGGCCACGACCTTACCAGGGTGGTGGCCGGGCGGTTCAAGGGTCCGGCCTTCCGCCGGGGCCACGTGGTCCGGCCCGAGGACGTGCCCGAGCTCCTGTCCATGGGCAGGGAGTACGTCTACGTCTACGAACCCGAAGCCGGCGAAGTACACGAGGACGACGCCGCCTGCCGCCTGGCGCAGGCCCTGGCCGGACCCGGCCTTAAGGTTACCCCTCCCCAGGAGGGCAGGGCCAACCTGGTGGCGGAAGGCCCCGGGCTGCTGCGGGTATACCGTCCGGTGGTGGAGGCGGTGAACCGGGAAGGAGACGCCGCCGTAGCTACCCTGCACGACGGTCAGCCGGTACAGTCCGGAGAGATGGTGGCCGGGGTGAAGATCATCCCTCTGGCAGTGCGCGAAGAATGGCTGGCCCAATTGGAACGGCGCCTGGCCCCGCTGGGGCCGGCGGCGGAGGTCAAGCCCTGGCGCCAGGTGCGGATCGGCGCCATTATAACCGGAAACGAACTCGCCACCGGACGCGTAGCCGACGCCTTCGCCCCCGCCCTCAAAGGCAAGCTCTCCGCCTTTGAGCAGGAACTGGAACGCGTTCTCTACCTGCCCGACGACGCCAAGGCAATCGCCCGGGCCATCCAGCAGATGGTCACCGAAGGGTTGCAGATGGTACTGGTCTGCGGCGGCATGTCGGTGGACCCGGACGATACCACCCCGGCGGGCATCCGCCGGACCGGAGCCCGGGTAGTAACCCGCGGCACCCCCATCTTTCCCGGCGCCATGTTCATGTTCGCCTACCTGGACACGGTGCCGTTGCTGGGGCTGCCGGCCTGCGTGATGCACGACCCGGCTACGGTGTTCGATTTGGTCCTGCCCCGGCTGCTGGCGGGGGAGACCCTCTCCCGCGAGGACATACTCTCCCGGGCGGTGGGCGGGCTGTGCCGCCGCTGCCCGGAATGCCATTTCCCGGTCTGCCCCTTCGGCAAGTAG
- a CDS encoding (2Fe-2S)-binding protein — MVETGYEQRGSGAGAERITLTVNGRPYRLEIGKQPGQVDTTHTLAHTLRETLGLKGTKIGCDHGGCGACTVLLDGKPVLSCMLLTVECAGREITTIEGLQNPDTGELDPLQQAFIDHGAFQCGFCTPGILVSSRALLNENPNPTEDEVKEALSGHFCRCISHYQVLEAVQAAARNTGR; from the coding sequence ATGGTCGAGACCGGTTACGAGCAGCGGGGAAGCGGAGCCGGGGCCGAACGGATCACCCTTACGGTGAACGGCCGACCCTACAGGCTGGAGATCGGCAAACAGCCGGGGCAGGTGGATACCACCCATACCCTGGCCCATACCCTGCGCGAAACCCTGGGATTGAAGGGCACCAAGATCGGGTGCGACCACGGCGGCTGCGGGGCCTGCACCGTCCTACTGGACGGAAAGCCGGTACTGTCCTGCATGCTGCTCACCGTGGAGTGTGCCGGCCGCGAGATTACCACCATCGAGGGGCTCCAGAACCCGGACACCGGAGAGCTGGATCCCCTGCAGCAGGCCTTCATCGATCACGGTGCGTTCCAGTGCGGTTTCTGCACCCCGGGCATACTGGTGAGCTCCAGGGCCCTGCTGAACGAAAACCCGAATCCCACCGAGGACGAGGTTAAGGAAGCCCTATCCGGTCATTTTTGCCGCTGCATCAGCCACTATCAGGTACTGGAGGCCGTGCAGGCGGCCGCCCGAAACACCGGGAGGTGA
- a CDS encoding FAD binding domain-containing protein: MRSFAHYNARSVSEALELLQTYAGEAVLNAGGTDLLGLLKADCLPRYPRAVINLKTVPGLDVQEQRPDGLYLGALVRLADLDRSSLIREDYPLLAEAAHSVASPQIRNMGTLGGNLCQEVRCWYYRYPARLGGSLPCARKGGTKCYAPQGDNRFHAILGARRCFAVCPSDTAVALAALEAKLRIAGPGGEKKVPVTDFYHPLGKNLEPNEIVVGVDLPRPPAGARQRFLKFTLRRPIDFAVASVAAVVKEEDGVVTDCRLVLGAVAPGPVRARAAEEMLKGRPLEPGIAAQAAEEALAAAKPLSGNAYKVEIARTLIRRALSGE; encoded by the coding sequence ATGAGATCGTTTGCGCATTACAATGCCCGATCTGTTTCCGAGGCTCTGGAGTTGCTTCAGACCTATGCGGGCGAGGCGGTGCTCAATGCCGGCGGAACCGACCTTCTGGGCCTGCTAAAGGCCGACTGCCTGCCCCGCTACCCCCGGGCGGTGATCAACCTCAAGACCGTGCCCGGCCTGGATGTCCAGGAACAAAGGCCGGACGGCCTCTACCTCGGCGCCCTGGTGCGTCTGGCGGATCTGGACCGCTCTTCCCTCATAAGGGAAGACTACCCGCTCCTGGCCGAGGCCGCCCACTCCGTGGCCTCCCCCCAGATCAGGAACATGGGCACCCTGGGAGGGAACCTGTGCCAGGAGGTGCGCTGCTGGTACTACCGCTACCCGGCCCGGCTTGGCGGCAGCCTTCCCTGCGCCCGCAAAGGCGGCACCAAGTGTTACGCCCCCCAAGGGGACAACCGCTTCCATGCCATCCTGGGAGCCAGGCGCTGCTTTGCCGTCTGCCCCTCGGATACCGCCGTGGCCCTGGCCGCCCTGGAGGCCAAGTTAAGGATCGCGGGGCCCGGGGGCGAGAAAAAGGTGCCCGTAACCGACTTCTACCATCCCCTGGGCAAGAACCTGGAGCCCAACGAAATAGTGGTCGGCGTGGACCTGCCCCGGCCCCCTGCCGGTGCCCGGCAGCGCTTCCTGAAGTTCACCCTGCGCCGGCCCATTGATTTTGCCGTGGCCAGCGTGGCCGCGGTGGTGAAGGAAGAAGACGGGGTGGTTACCGATTGCCGCCTGGTGCTGGGGGCAGTAGCCCCGGGCCCGGTACGGGCACGGGCCGCGGAGGAAATGCTGAAGGGGCGGCCCCTGGAGCCGGGAATCGCCGCCCAGGCGGCCGAGGAGGCGCTGGCCGCAGCCAAACCCCTGAGCGGCAACGCCTACAAGGTGGAGATAGCCAGGACCCTGATCAGACGCGCGCTGTCGGGCGAGTAG